Genomic DNA from Haemorhous mexicanus isolate bHaeMex1 chromosome 20, bHaeMex1.pri, whole genome shotgun sequence:
ATATAAGTCCTGtatccttctttttctttaagacTTTTTAAGATAAGAAACCAACATAACCTGAACACATGGCTTGCTCAGTGTTTAATTGCAAGTTTTCATTCTTGGACTTTAAAACACAAGAATAAATGTTTAGTATTTGTGTGAATTGAACTAAAATTAATCTGATTTTTACAACTAAGCAGTTCCTAGCTTCTTGATAtatgagaaatggaaataaagtcTCTTTGAATTTCTGTTACAAATTTGATTGTCTCTGTCATTGaacatttaatattaaataagcTTATTTCCTAATAAATTTCTCATGTCTTCAAGCTTATTTCATTAATTTGGATGCTTAGTTATTCTGTGCTGTTtgtgagtttggggtttttttttggttccaTCAGGATTTAATTTCAGGCTTACTTTTGCAGCAGTTAGATGCTGTTGGGTTCACCATCTCCCCAAAAAGCACCTTTTGCTGCAGTGGGttaagaaattacagaaatctTGCAAAAAAAAGTGGCAGTATTAATTCTTTATAACAGTTCACCTTCAACAGCATAGCTTAGAGAGATGCCAGTGCTGAGACTGGCTTCCAGACTGTTTCTTATTTGCATTGCAGTATTGGTTTGTGGTATTAACAGTCCTGTGCAGTTGGTCAGAACAGACACACAGGCAGGGAGATGTGCCTTGTGCTTCCCTGTGAAGCTGTCATGCAAGCAAGAGTGGTTCTTGTTGGAGAAGAACTGCAGTGTGTACTAGTCAGTGCTGTGGCTGTAAGGCAATGAATTTACATTCTTTAAAAAGAGCATTATCTTTTCCATTAGTATTCAGGCCTTGACTGTAAATGTATCCAAAGTCAGACATGGACAGAACACCATTGTAACTTGTGCTGATTTATTTGGCCTGTGTGTGGAAGTGCACTTGGGAGGAATCTGCATCTTGGTCCCTCTGGTCAGTAGTGCTGGGTTTTGATACCACATGCAGACAGTCATGTTCCTTTTTTGACTTTTATTGTTCTAAACCAGacacaggggcacaggggatggaGACTCACCCGGGTGTGGTGGTTTTGGGAGAAAATTAAGTGGAACCGAGTGAAATTATAACTAAATTCTAACTGGAGAAATTAGATGAACACCTCCTCCTTTTTAAACTTCCAAGACAGGACTCAGCCACTTCCTGGATGCGTTACTTCTTTCAGTGGTGAAAATGTTTGTCTTGTACTTTCCACTGCACTTGTTTGTTACAGGATTTGCATTTCCCCTTTACATTGCAAAAGTAAAAATCATAAAATGAGGAAGCTTGTCGTAAATTAGCCTGGGATTCAGATTCTCACACATCTCATAGGGGAGTCCATAATGCTTTGAAGATGAAGGAAAATTCTGTTTTGCAGAGCATAGGACACAGAGTGCCTTTCTGCCTCCAGATTTGACTGTACAGACACTTCCACAGAGATTCATCTTTGTGAGAAGTATTTTCAGAGCTTAAGCCCAGGATAAATACCATCCCAGATTTTTTAGGAATGCTAGGCAAAAGTAGCTGATTTCAGTAAGCACCTCTGACATACTTTCTCCATACTGGTTTTGACATCCTGATAGTCTGTATTAGGTGTTAAAAGTGTACTGGCCTATGATTGCATTAAAATTTTAAGTGTCCTGTCCACTCTAGAGTGATCCTCTTCACATCCTTCTACCCCCTACCCTGAAAAAGGAAGAGATCAAAGTACTTGAAATGACTGATACTTTATTATAAATGAAGAGTAGCAATATCAGTTCAGTACAAGTTTGTAGTGCAAACAGAAGGTGTCTTTGGAAGAACAGTAAGTTTTGTAAATCTCAGTTGTCATTCCAACACTTCATTGTTAAAGAAAAAGCCCAACAGAAACCAGCTAACATAACTAGTGTACCTTAGAGTTTATCAAACTGCATAAAAGATACAAAAATACTTCTCTGAATGCATAGATATACTGTTATTACAGTCAGATTATGAGTTTAAGTCTTAACACATTAACTCTTATTCTTGGTGGAAACTAGACAAATAAAGCTTGTTAAACCAGCTGCCCTCTAGCAGAACATTCACTAATTAGTGGAGACAGTCCTTACACTGACTTCCTAAATAAAAGAACTAGAAACAAATTAGATACTCTTACTAATTTTGAACCATTTAACCACTACTGTTTTTCACAGTTATTGCACATAATCTAAGCTAGCCTCCACTTACAAGAACAACACTAGTTAAGAAGTTTTCCTTCATACTGTGTCAGAGTCTTGAGCTTCCCAGGAGTTGAATCCTGCATTAAAgtagcccagctcctggctggagaAAAACCAGGACTGAGAATGGGAAGTTAGCAGGGTTGAGGTGATGGGTATAGAACATGGAGGAAAGGATGGTAATTATTTTGACTGAAATAAGTAAGAATTTTAAGCTTAAGTTACTTGGTGAAATCCTGAGCCCAGAGTCAAGTATCTCCTCTGCTGGAAGAAGGGGcttctgtcttctctcagtGTGCAGCAGCTTGAGGGCATCTTATAAGGTAAagcaggacacagggagggtGGCAGCCATGCAGCTTCTACTAGAACATGGTGCTGCACTATTTATAGTTTGACTGTCAACATTGCAGTCCAGatcaaaaacaaacacagcatcCATCAGCTGTGCAGAAATTCTGCCTAGTGAAGCTTCATAAAGCAGAGATGGAAGGAAAATCAATAGTTTGGGacaggggggaggaggagggaacagaggggagaaaaagcagcttatgcagaaaaagcaaatccCTGAGCCCTCCACCTGCCTCAGGACCCATTTAAGGGTTTTGGTGCAAAGGTCAGTATTGTATTTTttggtaaaaaagaaaacagcttctGAAAGTGTAACGTTCCAGGCTGCCATGTTAATAAAGAAAAGCTTCAGACTGTTTTAATACTCCAGCAATGCTGTGACTTAAGTATGTTAACCCACAGGTGAATTTTTTCATTACTGACTTGCTTAAATGCATGTTAAACTATCTGTAGCTTAACCAGAGTTGTGGTTTTTTGcggggggtggggaagggggggggggaaggggggaaagtTGAAAGCACCTGGAGGCATTTAGCCCCTTCAGTACTCACGTGGCTAAAACAATGCTATGTAACAGTGACAGTAGACGGTGCAGGATGTAAAGTTACAAGTTAGTTACTTGCTTATGGTGTATTTCCCATCTAGTGGCTCATAAAAGCATTCTATGTTCCTTCCAGCTGTGATCTCTCATTAGGACACTGCTGTGCTTCTCACACAGAAGAAACAACCATCCCCCTTGGAACTGGTGTAAAAGGGAGGGCCACAGAGAGCTTTCCTGTCTTGACAGTACTGACATCTGGTATGAGTAATGCACAGGCTCACATCGGTCAGAAAGTAAATAAAACCACAGACATAGATTCGGGGTCCCTCCCCATCTGAAACAAGGACTTTCTCTTGAAAGGGCACTTCAACTCAATAGGAACATTTATGAGAGGTTTCGTATTTTTTTGGTGGAGGTACAATATTCTTACAGgggaaataaacatttaaatacaGACATACTTATTCCAGTTATTTTAAGCCCAGTAAAAGGGTTTCTCCTGCTACTTCTGAGCATCAAGTATCTCTAGACAACCCATCTTGGTGAGTGTTTGTGAGGGGCAAGAGATTAAGGACTTGCACATTCACATTTTTGGAGAGCAACTATCCATTATGTATctctttcatttaatttaatgTGGAAGTACACACAGAGATATACAGTTTCCTGAATCTTTCCATGAGTCTTACTTGGTCAGAGTGGATGCACTTAACAAAATTTTCATATCAATAATTATGTCTTTCGTGCCCCCCACTGCCAGATACAACCAATAAACTTCCTTCAAATACACTGGAAACCTGTGATTTTACTGGACAAATGAGGTATCCCTTGCCTGAATACAGTatcaagtaaaaaaataaaagcaaacagggtagtaaatataaaatattagttAAAATAGTAACCCTAATAATAACTTAAGGTTTTACACACACTTAAATCACTGCCTTCGAAAGGGCAGCACATGTCAGTGCCAGGTGTTCACAGTGCAGATGCAGCTCCCAGGGTCAGTAGGTCAGCTTGGATGCTCTGCTTTTGTAGCATGGCTGCTCCATCAGCACAGCCGCAGTGTTCAGGAAAGGAGAGCTGTCACTTCTCATAAGGACCAACTCCAGCTCTTGGAAGTCCTGGAGTCTGGCAACATCCTTGTCCTTGTAAGGAACAGGGAGAACAACATTATTACTCCTATTATTACTAGCtggttattattatttataaaataactGTAATTCCAGGGACATCATCCCAAATAACAgcaataaagaattaaaaaaataaatcctaccAACATATACTCATTAAAAGTGTAGCAggtttgcttgtttggtttttctcctcaaactttttcttctcctttaatCTCATTACAATTTGGCTGTATTGTGCATGTCACTTAACCAAGACTTGTGACCACTTTCATCTACAGACCTCTGGAATATACATTTTTGGAACAGAAGAGCAGTTTCATTTGTTAACAGCATATCTTTAAGTTGTTCATATGCCAATTTGTAGAGGTTTTTCCCCTTACTGTTCATTCTTTTTAGGCAAGCAAACAGTGAAGTAGTACTTGGCAATTACGTCCTCTTAAAGCACCCTAAATGCACTGTTTctgatacattttttaaaagtcaagCTGTAACAGTTCCTTATGCTTTAGGAGCTAAAATACTCTGCCTATTTTGACAAGACTATTTTTAAACAAGTTATGATGAAGTTTTAAGAAAGGTCCACCGTTCCTTTGAATCTGTCAGTTTTTATTTAACAAAAGTGACATTTTGCCAATCTTTGTGCAAAAATACATTCTCTGAGGATCGCAAAGTGAAAAGTCAAGTTAATCTCATTTCTATTCTTACCTTTCTTAGAAGTGTATTGGGTAGTTTTCTGATCTTCTCTACTTGCTCTGGATTAATACCCAGTTCACAGCAGCTCACTCTGAGCAGATCTTGATAGGTCAATTCTTGTCTGTCCAGTTCAATCTCAATGAAGTCATTGTCTCTCAGGTTCTGGACTCTGACCTTGAGTACAAGTTCTGACAGAGAAACAATTAAAAGGTTAACAACAGAAAAGACAACAAACTCAAACCTAACATTTACAGTATTTACCATTATCTTCTGAATTCGGGTTTTTTAATACAATCCCTATGATCTGAGAAATACTATGCAGTTAACAGAAGCTTCTGGGAAAAATACACAGGAGAACCATGTTAACGCTGTTGAAACTGATCCATCCAGTCACAAAGTTGAGTTGTTACCAAACTACCAGAGCTGCATTTGATGCAAATGTAGTGCAAAATTTAAATGTTCATATTACATGGACTGATCCTTTCATTGTTTTGCAAAGTATTACCATGGTTAAAATACAGTATAACAGACATTTTACGTAAAGGAGTAGAAGAAAGTTCAGGGCACTTTTGGCCACAGAATTGAACATCTCTGCCTCCATTCTACTAGAGTCTGAAGTGAAATGATTACTTCATTTTTCACGCAGTAACTGTAACAGAACTATGAGACACAGCACCTCTTTACCTTGCATGTTATGTGGGAATGTTCCAGTGAAGAAGAAGGGCTGGAAGGTGGGTacggggctgctgggggaggtgTGAGGCTGAAGAGGCAAGGCCTGGCCAGAtactcctggggagcagagccccaggctggggtttgtggccagagagcagctggggccGTAGGGCACCTGTGGGCTGGCAcacgctgctgctgcagagacagtAGGCGTAGGGGGTGGCCTGGCTGCTGCATCCGGTGCTGGGAAAGTCTCGCCACTGCTGCATGACATGGGTATGCAGATCCTTTCAGCCTGAGTTGTTGATGGACAAGGGCTAGTTTCACTCTGGGAAGCAGAAGAGATGGAAGCACtttcattctgggattctgccAAGCTGCCTGGAATGCTTTCTTCGGTGTAAATGTTAGGGAATGGGCTGGCCAAGTAGTTCGCAACAATGGATAAATTTAAATCCTTCACTCCTTGACATTCAGTTTGTTCCTCTATTGATGAAGTTCAAAAATTAGGGGTAGgggatggagagagaaaaaaatccatcatgTTACTGGATGTATCTATCTTTCTCATTTTCAATACAGTTAGTTTTCCTATTGTGTCTGGAAACTACATCACATTCCAAGGTCATCAAAGAACGACACTAATGTTCCAGAAGCATGTAACACTGGGAGCCCAGTAGCTgtaaagtgaaagaaaaacctATAAATTTCTTCAGTATATTCTGTTTTTTGGTAACAaagtgaggggagaaaataacCTTTGAAAGACACATCATTTCTAGCAGTGTTGTTTCAGCACTTTCAAATGAACTGGATGACCAGTAGTCCTTTATtgaatctaattttaaaatgctcttaATAGCACTGCTGTAAATAGTTTATTATGACCTAGGCCAGCAAATTTAACACATTATTTCTTCAAGGAAGTGACTACTTACTGTAATACCCAAACAAACTCAACTCTTGGATAAAAGCACTGCAGTAAGTGACATTTCCTGCCTAAGGATTACAGAACATAAATAGTGATGTCAAAGCAGTTCAGAAAGATCTGCTAAATGATACCTCACTCCGAGAAGAAAAACTAGGAGAAAAGGTAAGTGATATGTATTTAttccccaggaaacacatgAAAGCTTAacagacagaaaattaaaactacTATGAACAGAGTTCATAGTAGTGTGCTTGACAGTTTAGATGTTAAAAACAGGTAAGTTGTTTGCCACAAACTAAGCCAACACCTCAcccaaaagaaagcaaaagcattGTGTAAGAACATGCCATTCCTTCAGGCTTAACTATTGGAACCTGAGTCATGATTTAGCTGCAACCTTGTGAAGGATAACCCTGCCCTGTTGTTGTAAGAGCAGATCACTGTAGAGGGCAATTTAAGTTCAATTGCAGAAGACAGCACATTTCCAAAGGTAAAGCACCTTAGAATTTTAATTTGAAGCATAGTACCTAGATGCTATTCAGGAGTGTCACACATCTAACTGGGTTTGCTGTGCATATGAAAAGTGTAAGATGGCAGAATTACAGGGCAAAAATTAACCATCCCAGCAAGTCACACTATAACAAAGTGCCCAGAAGGCATAACTTCCTGAGTGATAGAACTGTTTTGAGGGGATTTGTATTATTAATCATGGTCAGACCACAGCAAACTGTACAATTGTGAAAGCCCCCATTTGCAGCTTGCATGCCAGCTTTAGCTTAATGACAGCAAACAAGTGCAGCAGCACACTTCCCAAAGCATACAGCTCTTCCACTTCTTGGTGACACAGCTCAGAACACAAGGCCTTCCTATCTGAAATCTCCACACCTATTTGCCCAAATATGAATTCCAGTGATAAATCAGAGCTATCTAATGAGATACAATGGTCCTAGCCAACGTTTTGCCAATTACTGCTCCGGATAAAAGCACTAAAAACATTTTAGTGTTTAGACCAAGGATTCCAGACGACTTTTAAAATGGGAACGGTACCTCCCAAAATCTTGCGGATGTCTGGTTTTGACGTTAGCTGTGCCGCCAGCTCTCCCTTAGCAGTGAGGATCTGTTTGTCTGCACCAGCCTCCAGCAGGCAGGACACCACTTGGGCATGGTTCCGCTTACAGGCCCAGTGTAGGCAGgtcctgcaggaaggaagcagaAGGGTTGGGATTCATCGGCCTGGCTCTTCCTCACCAACCCTGTCCTACCTCATCCAAGTTATGCATAAAGTGACAACTGGGAATAAAGTTGTCCGTCATTGCGACACTTTCTGAAGTTCTGAATCTGTGAGTTACACAGGGTAGGGCCCTCCTTTGCCTTGCAGAGTGACTCCCACTACTATCCCACACAAGCGACTGGACGGGGACTTTGAGCAAACACGGAGTGACAGGTGAAAGGAGGGCACCCTGCTTTTATCGGGATCCTCTTAAGCAGTAAATCTCCGAGCCTCCCGAGATTAGCTTTTCTGTATTTGCAAATGGGAAAACTAAGAAACACAAGAGCTGcgttcccagagcagctccctcatCCCGCGCCTGATGATGGGCTCTGGGGAGCCCCGAGCCCAAAAACGCCGAACAACAGCGCCACTGAAAAGGGCAGCGGGAGAAGAGCCGGGCCCCGCAGCGACCCCGGCCTGCCCCTCGTCCCCCGCAGAGCCGGGACCCCGCACGAAGCCGCCGCCCCTCACCAGCCATTGATCTCGTTGCGGGAGTCGATGTCCGCCCCCGCGCCCAGCAGCCGCCGCACCTCCGCCACgtcccccagggctgctgcctctcGCAGCCGCTCTTCCAGCTCCCGCGCCTCCGCTGCTCCGCTCATGGCTGGGTCCGGCTGAGGCCCCTCCCCGCCGCTCTGGAGCCCGTCGGGAGGGGCCGAGCGGCCTCAGCGCGGCGGAGCTGGGCCCTTCCCGCGCCGAGGGCCCGTTCCGGCCCTCCCGCCATCTTGAGAGAGGGGTGGGCGGCCAGCGCCGGCGCTGCCTCGGGCAGGGAAcggccctgctctgggcttcTGTGTCCGGTCTGAGCTCCTTAGCGCGGGAGAaacgaggagctgctggagagggtccagcGAAGGCCACAAAGATCatgaggggtctggagcatctctctgaTTCACAGACATTGCGAGAGCTGGGCGTGTTTGAtctggagaagactgagaggggatcttATCAATGCATTTAAATATATCCAAGGAGTGTCAGGGGATGCTGTCCGACTCTTTTCCTTGGTGTCCAGCGACAGGACGAGGGGCAGTGACCATAAACACAAAATGTTTCACCTCAACACTAGGAAGAACTCCTTTACATTAAGAGTgagagccctggaacagctgcccagggaagctgtgtaGTCTCCTTCTCTGGAAACATTCCAAATCCACCTCGATAcattcctgtgtcacctcctcCAGATGAACCTGCCATagcagggggttggactggatgatctccagaggtcctttccaaccccagtgattctgtgattctatgccCCCCCAGGCACTGAGATGGGGGCCTGGACAGGGTGAAAATCCAAGACTGGAGTGTTTCCTCTGATGGGTTCATCCTACCCTCACCTGACATCCTGAGCCCTGTGTGGGGACTTGAGAGGAGAGAGCTCTTAAGAAGAGGGGAAAAGCTACAGGTAAAAACTGCCTGCTGGCAATACGACCTTGTAGAATtatttaggttgaaaaagacctccaaggtctTTGAGTCCAACCCATCATCTATCACAGTGGCCTTGccctttttggggtgttttttagccagcagcctggctcctccCTTTGAGCTGTGAggctgccatgggctgggaaaGGACCACAACGATGGGTTTAAATCCACAGCTTTCCCCATACacttccagccctggcacccccagtTCCCAGTCCTTCTCTCTCCAGTGTTCCTCACACTCTTAAATCACTGTGGCATGTCTTAGGGAGCTCATTTAACTCCATGCTTTCTGTTTTGGCATCAGTGTCTGCCACCAAGGAGCAATTTTcactaaaattttttttttcattgcctCTCTTTTATTGCTTACTTTTCTTATTAGTGATATTATTTTAACCTACCATTTAATTTAGGGCTTGGGTTGCTGTTGCTTTGCTCTGCTGTTCCTTCTCTGGTAGTTATGGCCATTAGGTGAAGATGATGCCTGCAGCATTACCATCCAAACAGTTCCTGAATATCTCTCCATTTAAATGAAGCTTCAAAGCACAAATACTCATATTCCTTTTAAtcaggcaggagaggcagaggcCCACAGGCCAAATGTTTCTCTAAGAGAGATGCAGCCCTGTAAACTACCCTCATGAAAGCAGGAGGGAGAAGTAAGCGGGGACATTTTTAACTACTGTGGCAAAGGTTACACAGTGACTCAGTGGCAAGTTTTTCACACCAGATCACATGCTTTTGATCCCGTGCAAGAGACTGAACAAAAATTTTGCCCAGCTGCTACCAAAAGACTCAACAAACTGTATGAAAAACAACTGGATTTGGAGAATGGTTTGCAAACAAGATTTACCTGACGACAACTGCAAATTCAAGCCTTGGAGATCTGGAAGACCAGCCCTCAACTGCACACTGCTGTGACctgaatatttgcattttaactcatttgctttttcagtAAAGGCATCTTAAATGATCACTCTTTTACCCACGAcctcttttgccttttttcagtGTCTGTGCCATAAAACTGTAAAACAAAGACAAGGCACACACAAGTGGAGACCTAGTGATACATTCTAGGAAGCACACTATGAAAGCTTTAAATCCCTATTTTTTTACATCTGTAAAAATCCCATAGCATTTGTGGCAAAAG
This window encodes:
- the LOC132336675 gene encoding ankyrin repeat domain-containing protein 40-like, which encodes MSGAAEARELEERLREAAALGDVAEVRRLLGAGADIDSRNEINGWTCLHWACKRNHAQVVSCLLEAGADKQILTAKGELAAQLTSKPDIRKILGEEQTECQGVKDLNLSIVANYLASPFPNIYTEESIPGSLAESQNESASISSASQSETSPCPSTTQAERICIPMSCSSGETFPAPDAAARPPPTPTVSAAAACASPQVPYGPSCSLATNPSLGLCSPGVSGQALPLQPHTSPSSPVPTFQPFFFTGTFPHNMQELVLKVRVQNLRDNDFIEIELDRQELTYQDLLRVSCCELGINPEQVEKIRKLPNTLLRKDKDVARLQDFQELELVLMRSDSSPFLNTAAVLMEQPCYKSRASKLTY